A region from the Halosolutus gelatinilyticus genome encodes:
- a CDS encoding NifU family protein, with protein MSTETQNDGDDLEERVANFLRRNFPQIQMHGGSAAIQDLDRETGEVSIALGGACSGCGISPMTIQAIKSRMVKEIPEIEKVNATTGMDGGGDMGGMSPSFPGETVDDDAEPDEGPEAPF; from the coding sequence ATGAGCACCGAGACCCAGAACGACGGGGACGATCTCGAAGAGCGCGTCGCGAACTTTCTGCGACGGAACTTCCCCCAGATTCAAATGCACGGGGGCAGCGCGGCGATCCAGGACCTCGACCGCGAAACCGGCGAGGTCTCGATCGCACTCGGCGGCGCCTGCAGCGGCTGCGGGATCTCGCCGATGACGATTCAGGCGATCAAGAGTCGGATGGTCAAGGAGATTCCCGAGATCGAGAAGGTCAACGCCACTACCGGCATGGACGGCGGCGGCGACATGGGCGGGATGAGCCCCTCCTTCCCCGGTGAAACCGTCGATGACGACGCCGAACCCGACGAAGGTCCGGAAGCCCCGTTCTAG
- a CDS encoding DHHA1 domain-containing protein: MAGPVPELADRAVACARRLCEAERVLLASHIDADGLTSAAIAARALERAGIPFETVFEKQLDEEAIGAIADTGYETVLFTDFGSGQLDSIGEREDAGAFTPVIADHHQPADRDTEYHLNPLLFGINGASELSGAGASYVLARAVAEVTDGADIDRSTVAADGGAATAATGTGTDARADNRDLAALAVVGAVGDMQASGGELHGANAKIVDEGVEAGVLETGRDLALYGKQTRPLPKLLEYATDVRIPGISNDQQGALRFLDGLDLELKRDGEWRRWSGLTNEEKRIVVSALVKRAVSSGVPASKIDGLVGTAYVLSEEPIGTELRDASEFSTLLNATARYERADVGLGVCLGDRDEALGRARTLLRNHRRNLSAGIDFVTQEGVTHEEHLQWVHAGDHIRETIVGIVAGMAMGNDGISRSKPIVAFADKNEDEVKVSARGTHGLVRRGLDLSTVMGDASRAVGGDGGGHDVAAGATVPSGREAEFVERADAIVGDQLS, encoded by the coding sequence ATGGCTGGCCCGGTTCCCGAACTCGCCGATCGCGCGGTCGCTTGCGCACGGCGGCTGTGCGAGGCCGAGCGCGTCTTGCTCGCCTCCCACATCGACGCCGACGGACTGACGAGCGCCGCGATCGCCGCCCGGGCGCTCGAACGCGCGGGAATCCCCTTCGAGACGGTCTTCGAGAAGCAACTCGACGAGGAGGCGATCGGGGCGATCGCCGACACCGGCTACGAGACGGTGCTCTTTACGGACTTCGGGAGCGGACAACTCGACAGCATCGGCGAGCGCGAGGACGCGGGCGCGTTCACGCCCGTGATCGCCGACCACCACCAGCCGGCCGACCGCGACACGGAGTACCACCTCAACCCCTTACTCTTCGGGATCAACGGCGCCTCCGAGCTCTCCGGCGCCGGCGCGAGTTACGTCCTCGCGCGGGCAGTAGCGGAGGTCACGGACGGCGCCGACATCGATCGATCGACGGTCGCAGCCGACGGCGGGGCCGCGACGGCAGCGACGGGAACAGGAACCGACGCCCGCGCGGACAACCGCGATCTGGCCGCCCTCGCCGTCGTGGGCGCCGTCGGCGACATGCAGGCGTCCGGCGGCGAGCTTCACGGTGCGAACGCGAAGATCGTCGACGAAGGCGTCGAGGCCGGCGTCCTCGAGACCGGGAGGGACCTCGCGCTCTACGGGAAACAGACCCGGCCGCTTCCCAAGCTGCTCGAGTACGCCACGGACGTCCGCATTCCGGGCATCTCGAACGACCAGCAGGGCGCGCTCCGATTCCTCGACGGCCTCGATCTCGAGTTGAAACGCGACGGGGAGTGGCGCCGCTGGTCCGGCCTCACGAACGAGGAGAAGCGGATCGTCGTCAGCGCGCTCGTCAAACGTGCCGTCTCGAGCGGCGTCCCGGCGAGCAAGATCGACGGCCTCGTCGGCACGGCTTACGTCCTGAGCGAGGAGCCGATCGGCACCGAGCTCCGGGACGCAAGCGAGTTCTCGACCCTGCTCAACGCGACCGCCCGCTACGAGCGGGCCGACGTCGGTCTCGGGGTGTGCCTCGGGGATCGCGACGAGGCGCTCGGTCGCGCGCGCACGCTCTTGCGGAACCACCGGCGCAACCTCTCCGCGGGGATCGACTTCGTCACGCAGGAAGGCGTCACCCACGAGGAGCACCTCCAGTGGGTCCACGCGGGCGACCACATCCGCGAGACCATCGTCGGCATCGTCGCCGGGATGGCGATGGGCAACGATGGCATCAGCCGGTCGAAGCCGATCGTCGCCTTCGCGGACAAGAACGAGGACGAGGTCAAGGTCTCGGCTCGCGGCACCCACGGACTCGTCCGGCGAGGGCTCGACCTCTCGACGGTCATGGGGGACGCCTCCCGCGCCGTCGGGGGCGACGGCGGCGGTCACGACGTCGCCGCCGGTGCGACGGTCCCGAGCGGTCGAGAAGCGGAGTTCGTCGAACGCGCCGACGCGATCGTCGGCGACCAACTGTCCTGA
- a CDS encoding PHP-associated domain-containing protein, protein MTSQLSLAIDFHVHSDDSYDGHEPIELILEHAADIGLDGVVITDHDEIDESLRAANLAPEYGLLGIPGVEVSTRHGHLLAIGVEERPDPGQPFMRTVERVRELGGIAIVPHPFQRSRHGVRKRHIADADAIETYNSMVFTGYRNRRARTFARRRGYPEIGASDAHYLPNVGRAYTEIVVSPDGRSPTKADIDGDELVDAILEGRTQIRGKRTPIHKSTVQYAKGAVRKSTYLVTSRAPLVPTVPASMDRS, encoded by the coding sequence ATGACATCTCAGCTCTCCCTGGCCATCGACTTTCACGTCCACTCGGACGACTCGTACGACGGCCACGAACCGATCGAACTCATTCTCGAACACGCCGCCGACATCGGTCTCGACGGCGTCGTCATTACCGACCACGACGAGATCGACGAATCCCTCCGCGCCGCCAACCTCGCCCCCGAATACGGACTGCTCGGCATTCCGGGCGTCGAGGTCTCGACCCGACACGGTCACCTGCTCGCGATCGGCGTCGAGGAACGCCCCGATCCCGGACAGCCGTTCATGCGGACGGTCGAGCGCGTCCGCGAACTGGGCGGGATCGCTATCGTCCCGCACCCCTTCCAGCGCAGCCGCCACGGCGTCCGCAAACGCCACATCGCGGACGCCGACGCGATCGAGACCTACAACTCGATGGTGTTCACGGGCTATCGGAACCGCCGCGCCCGCACGTTCGCCCGCCGCCGCGGCTACCCCGAAATCGGCGCCAGCGACGCCCACTACCTGCCGAACGTCGGCCGCGCCTACACGGAAATCGTCGTGTCGCCGGACGGCCGAAGCCCGACCAAGGCGGACATCGACGGCGACGAACTCGTCGACGCCATCCTCGAAGGTCGAACGCAGATCCGCGGGAAGCGAACGCCGATCCACAAGAGCACGGTGCAGTACGCCAAGGGCGCGGTTCGAAAGTCGACCTATCTGGTCACCTCGCGGGCGCCGCTGGTGCCGACGGTGCCCGCGTCGATGGATCGATCGTAG
- a CDS encoding ketopantoate reductase family protein — translation MDIVVFGAGSLGSLVGGLLAREHDVTLVGREDHVRAVRADGLRIEGVRGRIDRDGPERVNLRAIGDGTHLDTELVVVTVKAFDAAAAARTLATGTFEAVLSLQNGMGNEETLASRLDCPVLAGTASYGAILREPGVVERTGVGEIVLGPREGGRSSLADRVGEAFAGAGLETVVADDMPLRLWEKLAVNAGINAVTALTRIRNGAVLEADANELARSATRETARVARATGVTLSNRRALAAMEDVAAATAANESSMLQDVRAERRTEVDAINGYVVDRASARGLAVPTNRTLSMLLRAWERERGLR, via the coding sequence ATGGATATCGTCGTCTTCGGCGCCGGCAGCCTCGGCAGTCTCGTCGGCGGGCTCCTCGCGCGCGAACACGACGTCACGCTCGTCGGACGCGAGGACCACGTTCGGGCCGTTCGAGCGGATGGCCTGCGAATCGAGGGCGTCCGCGGACGGATCGACCGAGACGGCCCCGAGCGCGTCAACCTTCGGGCGATCGGAGACGGCACGCACCTCGACACCGAGTTGGTGGTCGTGACCGTCAAGGCGTTCGATGCTGCGGCGGCCGCCCGAACGCTCGCCACCGGGACGTTTGAGGCGGTCCTTTCCCTGCAAAATGGGATGGGAAACGAGGAAACGCTCGCATCCCGCCTCGACTGTCCGGTTCTCGCCGGGACCGCCTCGTACGGCGCGATCCTCCGCGAACCCGGCGTCGTCGAGCGGACGGGCGTCGGCGAGATTGTCCTCGGGCCGCGAGAGGGCGGCCGATCGTCGCTCGCCGATCGAGTCGGCGAGGCCTTCGCCGGCGCCGGGCTCGAGACGGTTGTCGCCGACGACATGCCGCTGCGGCTGTGGGAAAAACTCGCGGTGAACGCCGGCATCAACGCCGTGACGGCCCTGACGCGAATTCGGAACGGGGCCGTCCTCGAAGCCGACGCGAACGAACTCGCCCGATCGGCGACCCGTGAGACGGCGCGGGTCGCCCGCGCGACCGGCGTAACGCTCTCGAACCGCCGGGCGCTCGCCGCGATGGAAGACGTGGCCGCCGCGACGGCGGCCAACGAGTCGTCGATGCTTCAGGACGTCCGCGCGGAGCGACGAACCGAGGTCGACGCGATCAACGGCTACGTCGTCGACCGCGCGTCGGCGCGCGGCCTGGCGGTGCCGACGAATCGGACGCTGTCGATGCTGCTGCGGGCCTGGGAACGGGAGCGCGGACTCCGGTAA
- a CDS encoding DUF5783 family protein encodes MADFDPEKFEDKYANYFPELQQAYKNAFNRMNDRYDSQLVHAIDQQVLNESEPFYEGDGEFRVELPAEPYERLSGVVVDEERFETVLERHVEEIETELRRVFGFA; translated from the coding sequence ATGGCCGACTTCGACCCCGAGAAGTTCGAGGACAAGTACGCGAACTACTTCCCCGAACTCCAGCAGGCGTACAAGAACGCGTTCAACCGAATGAACGACCGGTACGACTCCCAGCTCGTCCACGCGATCGACCAGCAGGTGTTAAACGAGAGCGAACCGTTCTACGAGGGCGACGGGGAGTTTCGCGTCGAACTGCCGGCGGAGCCGTACGAGCGCCTTTCCGGCGTCGTCGTCGACGAGGAACGGTTCGAGACGGTTCTCGAACGGCACGTCGAAGAGATCGAAACGGAGCTCCGGCGGGTGTTCGGGTTCGCCTGA